From the genome of Argentina anserina chromosome 4, drPotAnse1.1, whole genome shotgun sequence, one region includes:
- the LOC126790467 gene encoding ninja-family protein AFP1-like, whose protein sequence is MGEASERRRLSLEMDKYPRDLLQRLMCSNDTSQSRFEERNRAEDLELNLGLSLGGRFGVDKSSAKNKLVRSSSIAVTMPFFREENDDSAAAYAGLMRSSSLPTETEEEWRKRKELQTLRRLAAKRRRSEKQRGGTAKEEDDVGPNSGTRTNPFWAAAGGGGGGDALVKGKNDILGGFQGFGLQPSSQGSVESQGGSSSGLSEMESKPLQGSSSCGEAKSPASNQDQQSNQGPTLRSLGSLTPEHASRISRAVMENMRKKPNPSENKGRETRMNAMEDMPCVFTKGDGPNGRKIEGILYRYGKGEEVRIMCVCHGTFLSPAEFVKHAGGGDVAHPLRHIVVNPAATSFL, encoded by the exons ATGGGGGAGGCTAGCGAGAGGAGGAGGCTGTCGCTTGAGATGGATAAGTACCCGAGAGATCTGCTGCAGAGACTAATGTGCAGCAACGACACGTCGCAGTCGAGATTCGAGGAGAGAAACCGGGCGGAGGATCTGGAGCTCAATCTCGGCTTGTCTTTAGGCGGCAGATTCGGAGTTGACAAGTCCAGTGCCAAGAACAAGCTCGTCCGATCTTCCTCGATTGCCGTCACCATGCCCTTTTTCAGGGAAGAGAACGACGACTCCGCGGCGGCGTACGCCGGCCTGATGAGGTCGTCGTCGCTCCCGACGGAGACCGAGGAGGAgtggaggaagaggaaggagCTCCAGACTCTGCGGCGGCTGGCGGCGAAGCGGCGGCGGTCGGAGAAGCAGAGGGGTGGTACCGCTAAGGAAGAAGATGACGTGGGGCCCAATTCAGGGACGAGGACTAATCCGTTTTGGGCTGCGGcgggcggcggaggaggaggggatgCTTTGGTGAAGggtaaaaatgacattttgggTGGGTTTCAGGGATTTGGGCTGCAGCCCAGTTCTCAGGGCTCGGTGGAGTCACAAGGTGGAAGCTCGTCGGGGTTGTCAGAAATGGAGAGTAAACCTCTTCAAG GATCCAGCAGCTGTGGGGAAGCAAAAAGCCCTGCTAGTAACCAGGATCAACAAAGCAATCAGGGCCCGACCCTTCGTTCTTTGGGGTCATTGACGCCTGAGCATGCATCCAGAATCTCCAGGGCCGTCATGGAAAACATGCGTAAGAAGCCTAATCCTTCCGAAAATAAAGGAAGGGAAACTAGGATGAATGCCATGGAGGATATGCCTTGTGTTTTCACAAAAGGAGATGGCCCAAATGGTAGAAAAATAGAAGGAATCCTATATCGATATGGGAAGGGAGAGGAAGTACGAATAATGTGTGTATGCCACGGAACCTTTCTTTCTCCCGCAGAGTTTGTGAAGCACGCAGGAGGTGGTGATGTcgctcaccctctacggcacATAGTTGTAAACCCTGCTGCAACTTCCTTTTTATGA
- the LOC126790705 gene encoding uncharacterized protein LOC126790705 isoform X3 has protein sequence MIPSADGSSSNCQMEMEAANNGGHIDGAIISACDPKQFKRVVKALSKEKINVIVGMGFGPVDSFRCSKLNMPLCRMLIERFDVLEQTINIHGRHLSITEKDFNRLMGLSCRGMEVDLHCSDVDDVVAKLKTKLHVEDDDISVDRLRDIVLSSPDEGEIFIVSFALYALSIMFCPSPTGHVDQQLLIPLRHPQDIRRKNWSRFAYKKLVEGVLSYQRSKGSHVAGCLVFLQLFYLSVLGERTLMIPRIEGPVRSFGRNECNRIYKWIEGLGGFYATEGIWVTKRHTTVRSTTNSGSRDYSTGLKTNLVDDVSDLKRNMAVVKDGVERLESIARQMGPDVAYMRKSLMELHFSVLEKFGEGMEDFVSDVETAVRLHFEKSISGTPVGWENETSHPECNEGTDTLHRDGLPKTNIEVPQDHVKPTPTELCSFGGSKFGSVADLSPEDKDLMAYLFSLKSRRGDILGSSNEIGRYSGFSVSIWDLKCLSAKNCISSEVINLMGAYCFANTDDLWFLPTFFSERAQEAVPETHVESHIASTIALCNLRKLHGQLHACNKIFIPINDSTLEHWYLAVLNIAEGGCEIWDSIPDISVRQRREESVVAVIVLLQRLFAMELQHYPLLSSKLASSSIMYPEINPTQSNHMDSGIFTIRNMQHYRDCWHEGFNSGDQRIRLALEIVNDKSNECADNVRESVKCWKKGFCFARAGPSRSGDASFGDNCDPGLVPSTIKFKPRLPRRS, from the exons ATGATCCCATCGGCAGATGGATCATCATCCAATTGCCAAATGGAGATGGAAGCAGCAAATAATGGTGGTCACATTGATGGCGCCATAATATCAGCATGCGATCCAAAACAATTCAAACGTGTTGTGAAGGCCCTGTCTAAGGAAAAGATCAATGTAATTGTGGGGATGGGGTTTGGACCTGTTGATTCCTTTAGATGCAGCAAGCTGAACATGCCACTGTGCCGAATGTTGATTGAGAGGTTTGATGTGTTGGAGCAAACAATTAACATACATGGGCGGCACCTATCAATCACGGAGAAAGACTTCAATCGGCTGATGGGACTGAGTTGTCGTGGAATGGAAGTAGATCTTCATTGCTCAGATGTAGATGATGTTGTAGCCAAGTTAAAGACAAAGCTCCATGTGGAAGATGATGATATAAGCGTTGATAGGCTGAGGGATATTGTGTTGTCCTCACCTGATGAGGGGGAAATATTTATAGTGAGTTTTGCACTTTACGCACTCTCCATAATGTTCTGCCCATCCCCAACAGGTCACGTAGATCAACAGCTGCTAATACCTTTGAGGCACCCACAGGATATTAGAAGGAAAAACTGGTCTAGGTTTGCCTATAAGAAGCTGGTGGAGGGAGTGTTGTCTTATCAAAGAAGCAAAGGTTCTCATGTAGCTGGGTGCCTAGTTTTCCTGCAGCTATTCTACCTAAGTGTACTTGGTGAAAGAACCCTGATGATTCCTAGGATAGAAGGTCCTGTGAGGTCATTTGGTCGAAATGAGTGTAATAGGATCTACAAATGGATCGAAGGGCTCGGGGGATTCTATGCAACTGAAGGAATATGGGTTACAAAGAGACATACAACGGTTAGATCGACAACTAATTCAGGTTCTCGGGATTACAGCACCGGGTTGAAAACCAATTTGGTCGATGACGTTTCTGATTTGAAAAGGAACATGGCTGTGGTAAAAGATGGGGTAGAGAGATTGGAATCAATTGCGCGGCAGATGGGTCCAGACGTTGCTTACATGAGGAAGTCTTTGATGGAATTAcatttttctgttttggaGAAATTTGGTGAAGGTATGGAGGATTTTGTTAGTGATGTCGAGACGGCTGTCCGCTTACACTTTGAAAAGTCTATATCTGGAACGCCGGTGGGCTGGGAAAATGAGACATCACATCCCGAATGT AATGAAGGGACTGATACCTTACACAGAGACGGACTGCCTAAGACGAACATAGAAGTGCCGCAGGATCATGTGAAACCTACACCTACAGAGTTATGTAGTTTTGGTGGGAGTAAGTTTGGAAGCGTAGCCGATCTATCTCCGGAAGATAAGGATTTGATGGCGTACCTATTTAGCTTAAAGTCCCGCAGAGGCGATATTTTGGGAAG CAGCAATGAAATTGGAAGATACAGTGGTTTCAGTGTTTCTATCTGGGACCTCAAGTGCCTGTCTGCCAAAAATTGTATCAGCAGTGAG GTTATAAACTTGATGGGAGCGTATTGCTTTGCTAATACTGATGACCTCTGGTTTTTGCCGACTTTTTTCTCC GAGCGTGCACAAGAAGCTGTACCGGAAACTCATGTTGAATCCCACATAGCATCCACCATTGCCTTATGCAATCTACGAAAATTACATGGCCAGCTACATGCTTGTAACAAG ATATTTATTCCCATCAACGATTCCACACTTGAGCATTGGTACCTAGCCGTTCTGAACATTGCAGAAGGTGGATGTGAGATATGGGACAGCATTCCGGACATCTCAGTGCGGCAGCGACGAGAGGAATCTGTTGTGGCCGTG ATTGTTCTCCTACAGCGGCTGTTTGCAATGGAATTGCAACATTATCCACTTCTTTCTTCAAAACTGGCCTCCTCTAGTATCATGTATCCTGAAATCAATCCCACGCAGTCAAACCACATGGACTCTGGTATCTTCACAATTCGGAATATGCAGCATTACAGGGACTGCTGGCATGAAGGG TTCAACTCTGGTGATCAAAGGATTAGGCTTGCACTTGAGATTGTCAATGACAAGTCCAACGAGTGCGCAGACAATGTTCGGGAATCTGTTAAATGTTGGAAGAAGGGATTTTGTTTTGCGCGTGCTGGACCATCTAGAAGTGGAGATGCATCATTTGGAGATAATTGCGACCCCGGTTTAGTCCCGAGCACTATTAAGTTTAAGCCCCGCCTTCCGCGTCGTTCGTAG
- the LOC126790705 gene encoding uncharacterized protein LOC126790705 isoform X1 gives MAGKKGLTEKATALQKGKRGRDAIEKEDTMSAGKSRLTGQNGISGKQEGSCPVGKKMIPSADGSSSNCQMEMEAANNGGHIDGAIISACDPKQFKRVVKALSKEKINVIVGMGFGPVDSFRCSKLNMPLCRMLIERFDVLEQTINIHGRHLSITEKDFNRLMGLSCRGMEVDLHCSDVDDVVAKLKTKLHVEDDDISVDRLRDIVLSSPDEGEIFIVSFALYALSIMFCPSPTGHVDQQLLIPLRHPQDIRRKNWSRFAYKKLVEGVLSYQRSKGSHVAGCLVFLQLFYLSVLGERTLMIPRIEGPVRSFGRNECNRIYKWIEGLGGFYATEGIWVTKRHTTVRSTTNSGSRDYSTGLKTNLVDDVSDLKRNMAVVKDGVERLESIARQMGPDVAYMRKSLMELHFSVLEKFGEGMEDFVSDVETAVRLHFEKSISGTPVGWENETSHPECNEGTDTLHRDGLPKTNIEVPQDHVKPTPTELCSFGGSKFGSVADLSPEDKDLMAYLFSLKSRRGDILGSSNEIGRYSGFSVSIWDLKCLSAKNCISSEVINLMGAYCFANTDDLWFLPTFFSERAQEAVPETHVESHIASTIALCNLRKLHGQLHACNKIFIPINDSTLEHWYLAVLNIAEGGCEIWDSIPDISVRQRREESVVAVIVLLQRLFAMELQHYPLLSSKLASSSIMYPEINPTQSNHMDSGIFTIRNMQHYRDCWHEGFNSGDQRIRLALEIVNDKSNECADNVRESVKCWKKGFCFARAGPSRSGDASFGDNCDPGLVPSTIKFKPRLPRRS, from the exons ATGGCAGGGAAGAAAGGATTAACGGAGAAGGCGACGGCTTTGCAGAAAGGAAAGCGAGGGCGTGATGCGATTGAGAAGGAAGACACTATGTCAGCTGGAAAATCTAG ATTGACTGGTCAGAATGGTATTAGCGGAAAGCAGGAAGGTTCCTGCCCTGTTGGCAAG AAGATGATCCCATCGGCAGATGGATCATCATCCAATTGCCAAATGGAGATGGAAGCAGCAAATAATGGTGGTCACATTGATGGCGCCATAATATCAGCATGCGATCCAAAACAATTCAAACGTGTTGTGAAGGCCCTGTCTAAGGAAAAGATCAATGTAATTGTGGGGATGGGGTTTGGACCTGTTGATTCCTTTAGATGCAGCAAGCTGAACATGCCACTGTGCCGAATGTTGATTGAGAGGTTTGATGTGTTGGAGCAAACAATTAACATACATGGGCGGCACCTATCAATCACGGAGAAAGACTTCAATCGGCTGATGGGACTGAGTTGTCGTGGAATGGAAGTAGATCTTCATTGCTCAGATGTAGATGATGTTGTAGCCAAGTTAAAGACAAAGCTCCATGTGGAAGATGATGATATAAGCGTTGATAGGCTGAGGGATATTGTGTTGTCCTCACCTGATGAGGGGGAAATATTTATAGTGAGTTTTGCACTTTACGCACTCTCCATAATGTTCTGCCCATCCCCAACAGGTCACGTAGATCAACAGCTGCTAATACCTTTGAGGCACCCACAGGATATTAGAAGGAAAAACTGGTCTAGGTTTGCCTATAAGAAGCTGGTGGAGGGAGTGTTGTCTTATCAAAGAAGCAAAGGTTCTCATGTAGCTGGGTGCCTAGTTTTCCTGCAGCTATTCTACCTAAGTGTACTTGGTGAAAGAACCCTGATGATTCCTAGGATAGAAGGTCCTGTGAGGTCATTTGGTCGAAATGAGTGTAATAGGATCTACAAATGGATCGAAGGGCTCGGGGGATTCTATGCAACTGAAGGAATATGGGTTACAAAGAGACATACAACGGTTAGATCGACAACTAATTCAGGTTCTCGGGATTACAGCACCGGGTTGAAAACCAATTTGGTCGATGACGTTTCTGATTTGAAAAGGAACATGGCTGTGGTAAAAGATGGGGTAGAGAGATTGGAATCAATTGCGCGGCAGATGGGTCCAGACGTTGCTTACATGAGGAAGTCTTTGATGGAATTAcatttttctgttttggaGAAATTTGGTGAAGGTATGGAGGATTTTGTTAGTGATGTCGAGACGGCTGTCCGCTTACACTTTGAAAAGTCTATATCTGGAACGCCGGTGGGCTGGGAAAATGAGACATCACATCCCGAATGT AATGAAGGGACTGATACCTTACACAGAGACGGACTGCCTAAGACGAACATAGAAGTGCCGCAGGATCATGTGAAACCTACACCTACAGAGTTATGTAGTTTTGGTGGGAGTAAGTTTGGAAGCGTAGCCGATCTATCTCCGGAAGATAAGGATTTGATGGCGTACCTATTTAGCTTAAAGTCCCGCAGAGGCGATATTTTGGGAAG CAGCAATGAAATTGGAAGATACAGTGGTTTCAGTGTTTCTATCTGGGACCTCAAGTGCCTGTCTGCCAAAAATTGTATCAGCAGTGAG GTTATAAACTTGATGGGAGCGTATTGCTTTGCTAATACTGATGACCTCTGGTTTTTGCCGACTTTTTTCTCC GAGCGTGCACAAGAAGCTGTACCGGAAACTCATGTTGAATCCCACATAGCATCCACCATTGCCTTATGCAATCTACGAAAATTACATGGCCAGCTACATGCTTGTAACAAG ATATTTATTCCCATCAACGATTCCACACTTGAGCATTGGTACCTAGCCGTTCTGAACATTGCAGAAGGTGGATGTGAGATATGGGACAGCATTCCGGACATCTCAGTGCGGCAGCGACGAGAGGAATCTGTTGTGGCCGTG ATTGTTCTCCTACAGCGGCTGTTTGCAATGGAATTGCAACATTATCCACTTCTTTCTTCAAAACTGGCCTCCTCTAGTATCATGTATCCTGAAATCAATCCCACGCAGTCAAACCACATGGACTCTGGTATCTTCACAATTCGGAATATGCAGCATTACAGGGACTGCTGGCATGAAGGG TTCAACTCTGGTGATCAAAGGATTAGGCTTGCACTTGAGATTGTCAATGACAAGTCCAACGAGTGCGCAGACAATGTTCGGGAATCTGTTAAATGTTGGAAGAAGGGATTTTGTTTTGCGCGTGCTGGACCATCTAGAAGTGGAGATGCATCATTTGGAGATAATTGCGACCCCGGTTTAGTCCCGAGCACTATTAAGTTTAAGCCCCGCCTTCCGCGTCGTTCGTAG
- the LOC126790705 gene encoding uncharacterized protein LOC126790705 isoform X2, with the protein MAGKKGLTEKATALQKGKRGRDAIEKEDTMSAGKSRLTGQNGISGKQEGSCPVGKKMIPSADGSSSNCQMEMEAANNGGHIDGAIISACDPKQFKRVVKALSKEKINVIVGMGFGPVDSFRCSKLNMPLCRMLIERFDVLEQTINIHGRHLSITEKDFNRLMGLSCRGMEVDLHCSDVDDVVAKLKTKLHVEDDDISVDRLRDIVLSSPDEGEIFIVSFALYALSIMFCPSPTGHVDQQLLIPLRHPQDIRRKNWSRFAYKKLVEGVLSYQRSKGSHVAGCLVFLQLFYLSVLGERTLMIPRIEGPVRSFGRNECNRIYKWIEGLGGFYATEGIWVTKRHTTVRSTTNSGSRDYSTGLKTNLVDDVSDLKRNMAVVKDGVERLESIARQMGPDVAYMRKSLMELHFSVLEKFGEGMEDFVSDVETAVRLHFEKSISGTPVGWENETSHPECNEGTDTLHRDGLPKTNIEVPQDHVKPTPTELCSFGGSKFGSVADLSPEDKDLMAYLFSLKSRRGDILGSNEIGRYSGFSVSIWDLKCLSAKNCISSEVINLMGAYCFANTDDLWFLPTFFSERAQEAVPETHVESHIASTIALCNLRKLHGQLHACNKIFIPINDSTLEHWYLAVLNIAEGGCEIWDSIPDISVRQRREESVVAVIVLLQRLFAMELQHYPLLSSKLASSSIMYPEINPTQSNHMDSGIFTIRNMQHYRDCWHEGFNSGDQRIRLALEIVNDKSNECADNVRESVKCWKKGFCFARAGPSRSGDASFGDNCDPGLVPSTIKFKPRLPRRS; encoded by the exons ATGGCAGGGAAGAAAGGATTAACGGAGAAGGCGACGGCTTTGCAGAAAGGAAAGCGAGGGCGTGATGCGATTGAGAAGGAAGACACTATGTCAGCTGGAAAATCTAG ATTGACTGGTCAGAATGGTATTAGCGGAAAGCAGGAAGGTTCCTGCCCTGTTGGCAAG AAGATGATCCCATCGGCAGATGGATCATCATCCAATTGCCAAATGGAGATGGAAGCAGCAAATAATGGTGGTCACATTGATGGCGCCATAATATCAGCATGCGATCCAAAACAATTCAAACGTGTTGTGAAGGCCCTGTCTAAGGAAAAGATCAATGTAATTGTGGGGATGGGGTTTGGACCTGTTGATTCCTTTAGATGCAGCAAGCTGAACATGCCACTGTGCCGAATGTTGATTGAGAGGTTTGATGTGTTGGAGCAAACAATTAACATACATGGGCGGCACCTATCAATCACGGAGAAAGACTTCAATCGGCTGATGGGACTGAGTTGTCGTGGAATGGAAGTAGATCTTCATTGCTCAGATGTAGATGATGTTGTAGCCAAGTTAAAGACAAAGCTCCATGTGGAAGATGATGATATAAGCGTTGATAGGCTGAGGGATATTGTGTTGTCCTCACCTGATGAGGGGGAAATATTTATAGTGAGTTTTGCACTTTACGCACTCTCCATAATGTTCTGCCCATCCCCAACAGGTCACGTAGATCAACAGCTGCTAATACCTTTGAGGCACCCACAGGATATTAGAAGGAAAAACTGGTCTAGGTTTGCCTATAAGAAGCTGGTGGAGGGAGTGTTGTCTTATCAAAGAAGCAAAGGTTCTCATGTAGCTGGGTGCCTAGTTTTCCTGCAGCTATTCTACCTAAGTGTACTTGGTGAAAGAACCCTGATGATTCCTAGGATAGAAGGTCCTGTGAGGTCATTTGGTCGAAATGAGTGTAATAGGATCTACAAATGGATCGAAGGGCTCGGGGGATTCTATGCAACTGAAGGAATATGGGTTACAAAGAGACATACAACGGTTAGATCGACAACTAATTCAGGTTCTCGGGATTACAGCACCGGGTTGAAAACCAATTTGGTCGATGACGTTTCTGATTTGAAAAGGAACATGGCTGTGGTAAAAGATGGGGTAGAGAGATTGGAATCAATTGCGCGGCAGATGGGTCCAGACGTTGCTTACATGAGGAAGTCTTTGATGGAATTAcatttttctgttttggaGAAATTTGGTGAAGGTATGGAGGATTTTGTTAGTGATGTCGAGACGGCTGTCCGCTTACACTTTGAAAAGTCTATATCTGGAACGCCGGTGGGCTGGGAAAATGAGACATCACATCCCGAATGT AATGAAGGGACTGATACCTTACACAGAGACGGACTGCCTAAGACGAACATAGAAGTGCCGCAGGATCATGTGAAACCTACACCTACAGAGTTATGTAGTTTTGGTGGGAGTAAGTTTGGAAGCGTAGCCGATCTATCTCCGGAAGATAAGGATTTGATGGCGTACCTATTTAGCTTAAAGTCCCGCAGAGGCGATATTTTGGGAAG CAATGAAATTGGAAGATACAGTGGTTTCAGTGTTTCTATCTGGGACCTCAAGTGCCTGTCTGCCAAAAATTGTATCAGCAGTGAG GTTATAAACTTGATGGGAGCGTATTGCTTTGCTAATACTGATGACCTCTGGTTTTTGCCGACTTTTTTCTCC GAGCGTGCACAAGAAGCTGTACCGGAAACTCATGTTGAATCCCACATAGCATCCACCATTGCCTTATGCAATCTACGAAAATTACATGGCCAGCTACATGCTTGTAACAAG ATATTTATTCCCATCAACGATTCCACACTTGAGCATTGGTACCTAGCCGTTCTGAACATTGCAGAAGGTGGATGTGAGATATGGGACAGCATTCCGGACATCTCAGTGCGGCAGCGACGAGAGGAATCTGTTGTGGCCGTG ATTGTTCTCCTACAGCGGCTGTTTGCAATGGAATTGCAACATTATCCACTTCTTTCTTCAAAACTGGCCTCCTCTAGTATCATGTATCCTGAAATCAATCCCACGCAGTCAAACCACATGGACTCTGGTATCTTCACAATTCGGAATATGCAGCATTACAGGGACTGCTGGCATGAAGGG TTCAACTCTGGTGATCAAAGGATTAGGCTTGCACTTGAGATTGTCAATGACAAGTCCAACGAGTGCGCAGACAATGTTCGGGAATCTGTTAAATGTTGGAAGAAGGGATTTTGTTTTGCGCGTGCTGGACCATCTAGAAGTGGAGATGCATCATTTGGAGATAATTGCGACCCCGGTTTAGTCCCGAGCACTATTAAGTTTAAGCCCCGCCTTCCGCGTCGTTCGTAG